From one Anopheles cruzii chromosome 3, idAnoCruzAS_RS32_06, whole genome shotgun sequence genomic stretch:
- the LOC128269646 gene encoding prolyl 3-hydroxylase sudestada1-like isoform X2: MSTPQPEANTAQTKANEMPTAAAAKSGDGEAGEKADAGTSSPEDAQLEPPSAKRSKRTDSNTELVSINGCFFEDSFREQFKQAWRNGAPMRSANALLKQKPFQLAVLTNFLEEDPERADRTKRLEAEFSTLEWKRKQMDLYEFYQTSDLCSLRSAYLQAFYTVLKEQMMPLVEELTGIRLTHVSASCSMYNAGDYLLVHDDLLSDRRIAYVYYLSPWDSHREWRETDGGALELFTADQNTLPVFPVMDKIFPRNNQLVLFRVCEKSFHQVGEVTTFDFPRLTINGWFHGAKSEPNVGAGCPTDPNSVPSIIVDTHYFGPQNIDPLDLASWINDVYLLDEVKHNVQKKVEMFSEVSLEQFLIPGRFDALLDSLRNGTEALEWTIKGPAHLRKYEVLNFKSLPKASPLAELYDLFTSRAIFRLMYEYTELDLHGKKAKTPKCAIELQRWERGCYTVLGDSSTYADSTLDITFYLNAQENVGVITYLVPEAGDQQPNSKTVSDQPSSSSSAYAECYDEDPVLLTLLPKDNVLNVVYRAEGTTKFTKYVSRNTCLERAADGEGHPYTYILACSYKE, translated from the exons ATGAGCACGCCACAACCGGAGGCAAACACAGCACAAACCAAAGCAAACGAAatgcccaccgccgccgccgccaagagTGGTGACGGTGAAGCAGGAGAGAAGGCGGATGCCGGGACATCGTCGCCGGAGGATG cACAACTAGAGCCACCGTCAGCGAAACGTAGTAAGCGTACCGATTCGAACACAGAACTTGTCTCGATTAACGGCTGCTTCTTCGAGGACAGTTTTCGTGAGCAATTTAAGCAAGCGTGGCGTAACGGAGCACCAATGCGAAGCGCAAACGCGCTGctcaaacaaaaacccttcCAGCTGGCGGTGTTGACAAATTTTCTCGAGGAAGACCCCGAACGGGCCGACCGGACAAAGCGGCTGGAGGCAGAATTTAGCACGCTCGAGTGGAAACGGAAGCAGATGGATTTGTACGAGTTTTACCAAACGAGCGATCTGTGTAGCTTACGGAGCGCCTATCTGCAGGCATTCTACACCGTGCTGAAGGAGCAAATGATGCCACTGGTGGAGGAGCTGACGGGCATCAGGCTGACGCACGTGTCCGCTTCCTGTTCGATGTACAACGCGGGCGACTATCTGCTCGTGCACGACGATCTGCTCTCCGATCGCCGGATAGCGTACGTGTATTACTTGAGCCCGTGGGACAGCCACCGGGAGTGGCGCGAAACGGACGGTGGTGCCCTGGAGCTGTTCACGGCAGACCAAAACACACTGCCCGTGTTTCCGGTGATGGACAAAATATTTCCCCGCAACAACCAGTTGGTGCTGTTCCGGGTTTGTGAGAAATCCTTCCACCAGGTCGGCGAAGTGACCACGTTTGACTTTCCCCGGCTCACCATCAACGGATGGTTCCATGGTGCCAAATCGGAACCGAATGTTGGTGCCGGGTGCCCTACCGACCCGAACAGCGTCCCATCCATCATCGTCGACACGCATTACTTTGGCCCTCAAAACATCGACCCGCTCGATCTGGCGTCGTGGATCAACGACGTGTACCTCTTGGACGAGGTAAAGCATAACGTGCAGAAAAAGGTTGAGATGTTCTCCGAAGTGTCACTCGAACAATTTCTCATTCCCGGCCGCTTCGACGCACTGCTCGACAGCTTGCGCAACGGCACGGAAGCACTAGAGTGGACGATCAAGGGCCCGGCGCATCTGCGCAAGTACGAAGTGCTCAACTTCAAATCCCTACCAAAGGCGTCTCCGTTGGCCGAGCTGTACGATCTGTTCACAAGCCGCGCGATCTTTCGCTTGATGTACGAATACACCGAACTGGATCTGCACGGGAAGAAGGCCAAGACGCCCAAATGTGCCATTGAACTGCAGCGCTGGGAGCGCGGTTGTTACACCGTGCTGGGCGATTCGTCCACTTATGCCGACAGCACACTCGATATTACATTCTACCTAAACGCGCAGGAAAACGTCGGTGTCATTACGTATCTGGTGCCGGAAGCAGGCGATCAGCAACCAAACAGTAAAACGGTCAGCGACCAGCCGTCGTCTTCTTCATCGGCGTACGCCGAATGCTACGACGAGGATCCCGTACTGCTGACGTTACTGCCAAAGGACAATGTGCTGAATGTGGTTTACCGTGCGGAAGGAACAACAAAGTTTACCAAATACGTCTCTCGAAATACCTGCCTGGAGCGGGCTGCCGATGGGGAAGGCCACCCCTATACGTACATTCTGGCGTGTAGCTACAAGGAGTAG
- the LOC128269646 gene encoding GPI transamidase component PIG-S-like isoform X1, translated as MSTPQPEANTAQTKANEMPTAAAAKSGDGEAGEKADAGTSSPEDDSIHIYATIAFIVIIILIGVPMWWKTTEVYRVSLPYAEIQALSDAPIKTAFRLGLYCKSPERRDIMAFELRKKFEHNFAFELELLELSLDPERAAAMKTPAMLEAELLKRYPASVGDFLLIEWNKLDDDVLVTTERTAFISESATSLKTYQVLSSWILQEYKLKAILGSRDVQQTTKGRQLRLNSAPLQPQYEVLITVLNPRPDLQKVHWNPRAAAENYISPFLNELAGITNFTIKTQWIYQVGIDGPGVQPKQVPDSSKLGRHYALGEDSLPHIITSLEKKLGTQITDHPCIHFVVYVAPCSQAPLKIYHKDGQRASPNSGNVEAFTSAKWGGIMFASPAEATCVRYMEEEQFSDVYLHAQDLMPVLLYQLRKIFDLENNTPLLDTALVPCDRIEPRVWEVDTFLRTNTIYLVHSATTTLQSLIQLLGGIEYIVINDEVGAAIQNAYRKVVDAKRRLAEGNLQQAALLAREAYTSAERAFFDPSLLALLYFPNEQKYAIYIPLFLPIMIPVVFSFNTIVKYIRKRKAAGAAHLPKPKEE; from the exons ATGAGCACGCCACAACCGGAGGCAAACACAGCACAAACCAAAGCAAACGAAatgcccaccgccgccgccgccaagagTGGTGACGGTGAAGCAGGAGAGAAGGCGGATGCCGGGACATCGTCGCCGGAGGATG ATTCCATTCACATATACGCAACGATCGCGTTTATCGTTATAATCATCCTGATCGGTGTTCCCATGTGGTGGAAAACGACCGAGGTTTACAG GGTTTCCCTTCCGTACGCTGAAATACAGGCGCTGAGTGATGCACCCATCAAGACTGCGTTCCGGTTGGGGCTATACTGCAAGTCGCCCGAACGTCGGGACATAATGGCATTTGAATTGCGCAAGAAATTTGAACACAACT TTGCATTCGAACTGGAACTGCTTGAACTATCCTTGGACCCGGAAAGAGCGGCGGCCATGAAAACGCCGGCAATGCTCGAAGCGGAGCTGTTGAAACGCTATCCGGCTTCGGTGGGCGATTTCTTGCTGATCGAGTGGAATAAGCTGGATGACGACGTACTGGTTACCACGGAACGAACCGCCTTCATATCGGAAAGCGCAA CATCCCTGAAAACCTATCAGGTACTCTCGTCGTGGATTTTGCAGGAGTACAAGCTGAAAGCGATCCTTGGTTCGCGCGACGTCCAGCAAACGACCAAGGGCCGACAGTTGCGGCTTAACTCGGCACCGCTTCAACCACAATACGAAGTGTTGATAACTGTGCTAAACCCTCGCCCCGATTTGCAGAAAGTGCACTGGAATCCACGTGCCGCGGCCGAGA ATTATATTTCACCGTTTTTGAACGAACTGGCCGGTATAACCAACTTTACCATCAAAACGCAGTGGATCTATCAGGTCGGTATCGATGGACCCGGTGTGCAACCGAAGCAAGTGCCGGATAGCTCGAAGCTAGGGCGCCACTATGCGTTAGGCGAGGACAGTCTGCCGCATATTATAACGTCGCTCGAGAAAAAGTTGGGAACGCAAATTACCGACCATCCCTGCATTCACTTCGTCGTGTACGTGGCCCCGTGTAGCCAGGCACCGCTTAAAATCTACCACAAGGATGGCCAGCGTGCGTCCCCGAACAGTGGCAATGTTGAAGCGTTCACGTCGGCCAAATGGGGTGGCATCATGTTTGCGAGTCCGGCAGAGGCAACCTGCGTGCGGTACATGGAGGAAGAGCAGTTCTCCGACGTGTACCTTCACGCGCAGGACCTTATGCCCGTGCTGCTGTATCAGTTGCGCAAAATATTTGATCTGGAAAACAATACACCCCTTCTCGATACGGCGCTTGTACCgtgcgatcggatcgaaccgcGCGTGTGGGAAGTTGATACGTTCCTTCGCACCAACACAATCTATTTGGTGCACTCGGCCACAACCACCCTACAATCGCTCATCCAACTTCTCGGCGGCATCGAGTACATCGTGATCAACGATGAAGTTGGGGCGGCCATTCAAAACGCCTACCGGAAGGTGGTGGACGCTAAACGGCGGCTTGCGGAAGGTAATTTGCAACAAGCGGCGCTACTGGCACGGGAAGCTTACACATCCGCGGAAAGGGCGTTCTTCGATCCGAGCCTGCTGGCGCTACTGTACTTTCCGAACGAGCAGAAGTACGCCATCTACATTCCCCTGTTCCTGCCCATCATGATACCGgttgtgttttcgttcaaCACGATCGTGAAGTACATTCGCAAGCGCAAAGCGGCCGGTGCGGCTCATCTACCTAAGCCAAAGGAAGAATAA
- the LOC128269646 gene encoding GPI transamidase component PIG-S-like isoform X3: MAFELRKKFEHNFAFELELLELSLDPERAAAMKTPAMLEAELLKRYPASVGDFLLIEWNKLDDDVLVTTERTAFISESATSLKTYQVLSSWILQEYKLKAILGSRDVQQTTKGRQLRLNSAPLQPQYEVLITVLNPRPDLQKVHWNPRAAAENYISPFLNELAGITNFTIKTQWIYQVGIDGPGVQPKQVPDSSKLGRHYALGEDSLPHIITSLEKKLGTQITDHPCIHFVVYVAPCSQAPLKIYHKDGQRASPNSGNVEAFTSAKWGGIMFASPAEATCVRYMEEEQFSDVYLHAQDLMPVLLYQLRKIFDLENNTPLLDTALVPCDRIEPRVWEVDTFLRTNTIYLVHSATTTLQSLIQLLGGIEYIVINDEVGAAIQNAYRKVVDAKRRLAEGNLQQAALLAREAYTSAERAFFDPSLLALLYFPNEQKYAIYIPLFLPIMIPVVFSFNTIVKYIRKRKAAGAAHLPKPKEE, encoded by the exons ATGGCATTTGAATTGCGCAAGAAATTTGAACACAACT TTGCATTCGAACTGGAACTGCTTGAACTATCCTTGGACCCGGAAAGAGCGGCGGCCATGAAAACGCCGGCAATGCTCGAAGCGGAGCTGTTGAAACGCTATCCGGCTTCGGTGGGCGATTTCTTGCTGATCGAGTGGAATAAGCTGGATGACGACGTACTGGTTACCACGGAACGAACCGCCTTCATATCGGAAAGCGCAA CATCCCTGAAAACCTATCAGGTACTCTCGTCGTGGATTTTGCAGGAGTACAAGCTGAAAGCGATCCTTGGTTCGCGCGACGTCCAGCAAACGACCAAGGGCCGACAGTTGCGGCTTAACTCGGCACCGCTTCAACCACAATACGAAGTGTTGATAACTGTGCTAAACCCTCGCCCCGATTTGCAGAAAGTGCACTGGAATCCACGTGCCGCGGCCGAGA ATTATATTTCACCGTTTTTGAACGAACTGGCCGGTATAACCAACTTTACCATCAAAACGCAGTGGATCTATCAGGTCGGTATCGATGGACCCGGTGTGCAACCGAAGCAAGTGCCGGATAGCTCGAAGCTAGGGCGCCACTATGCGTTAGGCGAGGACAGTCTGCCGCATATTATAACGTCGCTCGAGAAAAAGTTGGGAACGCAAATTACCGACCATCCCTGCATTCACTTCGTCGTGTACGTGGCCCCGTGTAGCCAGGCACCGCTTAAAATCTACCACAAGGATGGCCAGCGTGCGTCCCCGAACAGTGGCAATGTTGAAGCGTTCACGTCGGCCAAATGGGGTGGCATCATGTTTGCGAGTCCGGCAGAGGCAACCTGCGTGCGGTACATGGAGGAAGAGCAGTTCTCCGACGTGTACCTTCACGCGCAGGACCTTATGCCCGTGCTGCTGTATCAGTTGCGCAAAATATTTGATCTGGAAAACAATACACCCCTTCTCGATACGGCGCTTGTACCgtgcgatcggatcgaaccgcGCGTGTGGGAAGTTGATACGTTCCTTCGCACCAACACAATCTATTTGGTGCACTCGGCCACAACCACCCTACAATCGCTCATCCAACTTCTCGGCGGCATCGAGTACATCGTGATCAACGATGAAGTTGGGGCGGCCATTCAAAACGCCTACCGGAAGGTGGTGGACGCTAAACGGCGGCTTGCGGAAGGTAATTTGCAACAAGCGGCGCTACTGGCACGGGAAGCTTACACATCCGCGGAAAGGGCGTTCTTCGATCCGAGCCTGCTGGCGCTACTGTACTTTCCGAACGAGCAGAAGTACGCCATCTACATTCCCCTGTTCCTGCCCATCATGATACCGgttgtgttttcgttcaaCACGATCGTGAAGTACATTCGCAAGCGCAAAGCGGCCGGTGCGGCTCATCTACCTAAGCCAAAGGAAGAATAA
- the LOC128269647 gene encoding protein lin-52 homolog isoform X2 yields the protein MSSKYNNDLESSSFLGMDSFEPEESSDYWQTKDTTDAVPQWTKGLTQDDMNAIYQMGALSTNGLLAEVKKIFDQSYQLGLQEAKEVTKGKNLNILSSTKRK from the exons ATGTCTTCCAAGTATAACAATG ACCTGGAGTCTAGCAGCTTTCTGGGAATGGACTCTTTCGAACCGGAAGAATCGTCCGACTATTGGCAAACGAAAG ACACTACCGATGCTGTGCCGCAGTGGACGAAAGGACTCACCCAGGACGACATGAACGCCATTTATC AAATGGGAGCCCTCTCGACCAACGGGCTGCTGGCGGAGGTGAAGAAAATATTCGATCAATCCTACCAGCTCGGTCTGCAGGAGGCGAAAGAAGTGACTAAGGGCAAAAACTTGAACATACTGTCCAGCACAAAGCGAAAGTGA
- the LOC128269647 gene encoding protein lin-52 homolog isoform X1 gives MSSKYNNVDLESSSFLGMDSFEPEESSDYWQTKDTTDAVPQWTKGLTQDDMNAIYQMGALSTNGLLAEVKKIFDQSYQLGLQEAKEVTKGKNLNILSSTKRK, from the exons ATGTCTTCCAAGTATAACAATG TAGACCTGGAGTCTAGCAGCTTTCTGGGAATGGACTCTTTCGAACCGGAAGAATCGTCCGACTATTGGCAAACGAAAG ACACTACCGATGCTGTGCCGCAGTGGACGAAAGGACTCACCCAGGACGACATGAACGCCATTTATC AAATGGGAGCCCTCTCGACCAACGGGCTGCTGGCGGAGGTGAAGAAAATATTCGATCAATCCTACCAGCTCGGTCTGCAGGAGGCGAAAGAAGTGACTAAGGGCAAAAACTTGAACATACTGTCCAGCACAAAGCGAAAGTGA